Proteins encoded in a region of the Neodiprion lecontei isolate iyNeoLeco1 chromosome 5, iyNeoLeco1.1, whole genome shotgun sequence genome:
- the LOC107227044 gene encoding uncharacterized protein LOC107227044 produces the protein MAGRSGSNNKDYNMKLIDTLYNQVPAFTDVFDEETWYIFVACFVTGTLVLAFILSRFITLKPVE, from the coding sequence ATGGCCGGACGTTCAGGGAGTAACAACAAAGACTACAACATGAAACTTATCGACACGTTGTACAATCAGGTGCCTGCATTTACAGATGTTTTTGACGAGGAAACTTGGTACATATTTGTCGCATGTTTTGTTACCGGTACCTTGGTACTCGCCTTTATTTTGTCCAGATTCATTACTCTGAAACCGGTCGAATAA
- the LOC107227043 gene encoding 39S ribosomal protein L53, mitochondrial, translating to MSIPLSGTVKRSAGVYSALSKQLRGVNLKPVKKISISFDPFGNKTGPTRSLMYYLTGPKIANTNPNCRVKAQVLCDRSEPSVTFNLNSGENIIFKTSNLTVLELLQLFNKYISSQAPVEEPVVELKTKSEKKRR from the exons ATGTCGATCCCGCTGAGCGGTACGGTGAAGCGATCGGCCGGTGTCTACAGTGCGTTGAGCAAACAGTTGAGGGGGGTAAATTTGAAGCCTGTAAAGAAGATCTCCATCTCGTTTGACCCTTTCGGCAACAAAACCGGACCGACGAG ATCGTTAATGTATTACCTGACTGGGCCAAAAATCGCAAACACTAATCCAAACTGTCGTGTGAAAGCTCAAGTACTATGCGATCGCTCTGAACCGTCTGTCACCTTCAATCTGA ACAGCGGAGAGAacatcattttcaaaacttcgaATCTGACGGTTTTGGAGCTTCTGCAGCTGTTCAACAAATACATAAGCAGTCAGGCGCCAGTCGAAGAACCGGTTGTTGAATTGAAAACTAAATCAGAAAAGAAGCGGCGATAG